The DNA window TGCTGCACGAGGCGTTCCGCGCCGTCCGGCAGGGTGAGGCCGAGCTGTACGCCGACGCCACCCCCGAAGAGGTGGCCGCCGCGACCCGGTGGCGCTACTGACCGCGCTGCGGCTCCAGGGCGGCTGCCGGACCTTGTCGGTGATCGCGCCGCCGGTGGTCTGCCCGGCAGGGGCCGGAGACGGCGGAGGGGCCCGAGTCCATCCGGACTCGGGCCCCTCCGGGGGCGGTGGCGGTCAGCCCAGCCGGGACTCCGCGCGGCGGGCGCGGACGTCGCAGACCTTCTGGTTGACCTTGCGCCGGATGACCAGCAGCGGCGCCATCGCCGCCAGCGCGATCTGCGCGGTGGCACCCACGTGCAGCAGCACATCGCCGCCGGGCAGCCCCGCCGCCCAGGCGGCCAGGCAGCCGATGGAGACCACGATCCAGCAGAGCGTCGCGGTGGCGAGCAGGCCCTGCGGCTTGGGGTACTCGATGCGGCTCACCATCAGGTAGGCGACACCGAAGATGGCGATCATGGCGGGGATGAACGGCGGGTCCAGCAGCACGATGGCGATCACCGTCATGGCGCCCATCGGGCAGGGCATGCCCTGGAAGACCCCCGGCTGCATCTTCACGGCCGAGAAGCGGGCCAGCCGCAGCACCACCGCCAGCAGCACGGTGAGCGCGATGAACGCCGAGAGCCGCTGGTCGCCGTCGGGCGACACCATGCCCCACACCGCGACGAAGTACGCCGGCGCGATGCCGAAGCTGGTGAGGTCCGCCAGGTTGTCCAGTTCGGCACCCAGCGCCGAGCTGCGCAGCTTGCGCGCGACCAGCCCGTCGAAGAGGTCGCACATCGAACCGAGCAGCAGCAGGGTGACCGCCATGGCGGCGCTGTGCCGGTTGGTGGGCGCCGAGCCGTCGCCGGTGATGTGCGGGATCAGCACACCGGTGGTCATGGAGTAGATCGCCAGGAAGCCGCAGACGGCGTTGCCCAGCGTGAGGAAGTCGGCGGTGGAGAGCGCCTGCGGCGAGCGCGGGGCGCGCAGCTCGCGGTCGCGGGCCCACCGGCGGCGGCGGATCGCCGTCTCCTCGTCCTGTTCGAGACCCAGTGTCTCGGGATCAGTCACGGTCAAGGCGTGTCACCCCGGCAGTCGTCTTCTGGCCGACCCGGACGCCGACCTCGACGCCGGACGGCAGGTAGGTGTCGACGCGCGAGCCGAAGCGGATCAGGCCGACCCGCTCACCCTGCTCGACCTTGGCACCCGGCTTCAGGTACGGGACGATGCGGCGGGCCACGGCGCCCGCGATCTGCACCATCTCGATGTCGCCGAGCTCGGTGTCGAAGTGCCACACCACGCGCTCGTTCCGGTCGCTGTCCTTGTTGAACGCCGGAACGAAGCCGCCGGGGACATGCTCCACCGAGGTGACCGTACCCGGCAGCGGGGCGCGGTTCACATGCACATTGAGCGGGCTCATGAAGATGGCCACCCGGGTGCGGCCGTCCGGCCAGGCCTCGATGGACTGCACCACACCGTCGGCCGGTGAGATGACCCGGCCGGTGCCGATCTCGCGCTCGGGGTCGCGGAAGAACCACAGCATGCCCGCGCTCAGCGCGGACACGGGTACCGCCGCCAGGGCCCACTTGCCGTTGCGCCGGGTGAGGGCGGTACAGACGGCCGCGGTGGCGACGGTGGGGACGAGCCAGGGCGAGGCGCCGCGTGCGAGGGTCACACGGGGACGTCGGCCGGCCTCCGGGGACACGAGGGCATCGCGGTCCACGGCGGAGGAGTGAGGGGACGGGCTGTAGGGCATCGAAGACCTTTGTCGCGGGGGGCACCGCGGGGACGAGTGGTACTGGGGACGGCAGCTGTCCCGGTGGATGCTATCGGCAGCAGGTGGTGAGTGGGCAAGCGCCCGGATCGGGAACCCGCCTGCTACTCGCTGCCCTACCCCTGCTCCGTGTACGACCGTAGCGGGTGCCCGACCGGTTCCCCAAGTGGAAGGTGAAAGGGCGTGAGACGCGTCTCAGGGCCAGGACCCGGCGGCGCCCGCAGGGTTCCGCACGCCCCTGCGGGCGCCCCGGTGGCCGGAATTCGACCAGTCGGCGGTCAGCCGACTGCCCGGGTCCGCTCCTCCACTCCTCCGGTCACTCGGCGATCCGGAACTCCTCCAGCAGCCGGCGGCCCACGATCATCTTCTGGATCTCCGCCGTACCTTCACCGATCAGCAGCATCGGTGCCTCCCGGTAGAGCCGCTCGATCTCGTACT is part of the Peterkaempfera bronchialis genome and encodes:
- a CDS encoding CDP-alcohol phosphatidyltransferase family protein, whose amino-acid sequence is MTVTDPETLGLEQDEETAIRRRRWARDRELRAPRSPQALSTADFLTLGNAVCGFLAIYSMTTGVLIPHITGDGSAPTNRHSAAMAVTLLLLGSMCDLFDGLVARKLRSSALGAELDNLADLTSFGIAPAYFVAVWGMVSPDGDQRLSAFIALTVLLAVVLRLARFSAVKMQPGVFQGMPCPMGAMTVIAIVLLDPPFIPAMIAIFGVAYLMVSRIEYPKPQGLLATATLCWIVVSIGCLAAWAAGLPGGDVLLHVGATAQIALAAMAPLLVIRRKVNQKVCDVRARRAESRLG
- a CDS encoding phosphatidylserine decarboxylase, with amino-acid sequence MPYSPSPHSSAVDRDALVSPEAGRRPRVTLARGASPWLVPTVATAAVCTALTRRNGKWALAAVPVSALSAGMLWFFRDPEREIGTGRVISPADGVVQSIEAWPDGRTRVAIFMSPLNVHVNRAPLPGTVTSVEHVPGGFVPAFNKDSDRNERVVWHFDTELGDIEMVQIAGAVARRIVPYLKPGAKVEQGERVGLIRFGSRVDTYLPSGVEVGVRVGQKTTAGVTRLDRD